Within Flavobacterium pisciphilum, the genomic segment ACTGAGACAGTTTGACGATACCATAAAACAATTCATAGTAATTGACACTTTCAAATTTAATAGCAATACACAACCTGAGTTAATACAAGGGACCCTTTTTTAGATTAAAATCTATTTAAATCCCTAATTATTTTATTTTGTATATTTGAATCTTACAAGTCCTTTATATGAAAACGACTTCAATCGATCAATTTTATAAAGAAATCACAGAAGGTTCAGCTATTGAGCCTAGCTCACTATTACCAAATGATATAAAAAAAGAAATTGGACACTTTAATGTTTTCAATATAAAAGAACTTTGGGAAAAATTTCAGGACAAACCCGTTATGTCTTATGACCGAAGAGCTTATTATAAAATAAGTTTAATTAGAGGTAAAAATAGAGCTGAATATGCTGACAAAGTAATTGACATTAAAAAGAATGCCATCTTGTTTGCTACTCCCAAAATCCCGTATCATTATGTTCCTCTAGACACTGATCAGTCAGGTCATTTTTGTATTTTTACATCTGAATTTATAACAGGGAATAAAAACGGAATAGAACTAGATGAACTTCCTATATTTAAATCAGATGGTTATCCTATTTTTGAACTCAACGATGATGAAACTACTGAAATCGAACTGATTTTTAAAAAGATACATACCGAAATCAATTCTGACTATGCTTATAAATATGATTTAATTCGTAATTATGTATCAGAGTTAATTCATTTTGGACAAAAACTACAGCCTGTAACAGCTTTATACTCTAAACATAATTCGGCAGCTAGAGTTTCATCCTTGTTTATAGAATTACTTGAAAGACAATTCCCTATAGAATCTCCACACCAGAAAGTTGAATTAAAAACGGCCAAAGACTTTGCTGCTCGATTATCTATTCATGTAAATCATCTTAATAAAGTATTAAAAGAAAATACCGGAAAAACTACTACCGAATTAATAAGTAGCCGACTAACACAAGAAGCAAAAATTTTGCTAAAAGAAACCAACTGGAATGTATCTGAAATTGCATACACACTTGGTTTTGAAGAACTAGCCCATTTTTCTAATTTTTTCAAAAAACAAACCTCACTTACCCCCTTATCTTTTCGATTATAATTCATTGGATTTGAATTTTGCAAACATCTGATTGATATTTGCAAATCCCTCATTTTGCTTCTTATTTACCTTTGTTCTTTCATTTATAAACAAATATAAAAATGGCAACAAACACAAAAATAGCCTTAGTAACTGGAGGCAGTAGAGGATTAGGAAAAAATATGGCATTAAGCATTGCTAAAAAAGGAATCGATGTAATACTTACTTATAATAGCAATGAAGATGAAGCTAAAAATGTAGTTTCTGAAATTGAAAAACTAGGACAAAAGGCAGTTGCTTTGCAACTTAATACTGGTGGAGATATAAAGAACTTTGATGTCTTTTATACCCAAATTACCACTGTATTAAAAGATACTTTTCATGCTGAACGTTTT encodes:
- a CDS encoding helix-turn-helix domain-containing protein, with the translated sequence MKTTSIDQFYKEITEGSAIEPSSLLPNDIKKEIGHFNVFNIKELWEKFQDKPVMSYDRRAYYKISLIRGKNRAEYADKVIDIKKNAILFATPKIPYHYVPLDTDQSGHFCIFTSEFITGNKNGIELDELPIFKSDGYPIFELNDDETTEIELIFKKIHTEINSDYAYKYDLIRNYVSELIHFGQKLQPVTALYSKHNSAARVSSLFIELLERQFPIESPHQKVELKTAKDFAARLSIHVNHLNKVLKENTGKTTTELISSRLTQEAKILLKETNWNVSEIAYTLGFEELAHFSNFFKKQTSLTPLSFRL